Proteins found in one Microbacterium sp. LWS13-1.2 genomic segment:
- the nucS gene encoding endonuclease NucS, with protein sequence MRLVIARCSVDYTGRLNAHLPLATRLLVHKGDGSLLVHSDGGSYKPLNWMSPPCRLDVEIPDAESAAAGVLEHWRVTHAKSGDALLVRIYEVLHDTSHELGLDPGLQKDGVEADLQRLLAEQVDVIGDGLTLVRREYPTAIGPVDLLLRDPEGGTIAVEVKRRGDIDGVEQLTRYLELLGRDPHLAPVTGVFAAQEIKPQAKVLATDRGIRCVTLDYEGMKGIESGAPRLF encoded by the coding sequence GTGCGTCTCGTCATCGCCCGCTGCTCCGTGGACTACACGGGACGGCTCAATGCCCACCTGCCGCTCGCGACCCGCCTGCTGGTGCACAAGGGCGACGGCTCGCTGCTGGTGCACTCCGACGGCGGCTCGTACAAGCCGCTCAACTGGATGAGCCCGCCCTGCCGCCTGGACGTCGAGATTCCGGATGCAGAATCCGCCGCCGCCGGAGTGCTCGAGCACTGGCGCGTCACCCACGCGAAGAGCGGCGACGCGCTGCTCGTGCGCATCTACGAGGTGCTGCACGACACGTCGCACGAGCTGGGCCTGGACCCGGGCCTGCAGAAGGACGGCGTCGAGGCCGACCTGCAGCGTCTCCTCGCCGAGCAGGTCGACGTCATCGGCGACGGCCTCACCCTGGTCCGCCGCGAGTATCCGACCGCGATCGGTCCCGTCGACCTGCTCCTGCGCGACCCCGAGGGCGGCACGATCGCCGTCGAGGTCAAGCGCCGCGGTGACATCGACGGCGTCGAGCAGCTGACCCGCTACCTCGAACTGCTCGGCCGCGACCCGCATCTCGCCCCGGTCACGGGCGTCTTCGCGGCCCAGGAGATCAAGCCGCAGGCGAAGGTGCTCGCCACCGACCGCGGCATCCGCTGCGTCACCCTCGACTACGAGGGCATGAAGGGCATCGAGTCCGGCGCCCCGCGCCTCTTCTGA
- a CDS encoding chromosome partitioning protein, with protein MNSRRPDATVHFLTSTTAELHVGTDVEEVVAPDSLALRDRVVEEIRQLAASTGEPAHATLVEGSSSWPLVVHPDGTWAESLDAATADPVPAPASASAPVAPVPAVASVPPMPAVPAATPATAHAAPPAPVAAERREPAASVPLQRRDPATLPLPEPHETPAPVARRDAGKPTVQDLLESRGGASRTRATSGWQGAVRRATGGLVSPAPGRAERDRLDRQKRVQRRLDAPRTIVVLNPKGGAHKTTSTLLLAATFGTVRGGATLAWDNNETRGTLGWRAQNAPHHRTAVDLLEDIDEFWNPSGSSLAALDTYVRTQVDARFDVLASDEDAAASSTIDSAAFDRLHSLLRRYYRLMIVDTGNNMRASNWVASVAAADQLVIVSTVREDTAASAAWLLDGLREKGFGDKIDDAVTVLTAPSSRPDRRLEDRLTRHFEQVTSAVVNAPFDPSLVDGGPIDFDALAPETRDAWLTVAATVADRL; from the coding sequence ATGAATTCACGCCGCCCCGATGCGACCGTCCACTTCCTGACGAGCACGACCGCCGAGCTGCACGTCGGCACCGATGTCGAGGAAGTCGTCGCTCCCGACAGCCTGGCCCTGCGCGACCGCGTCGTCGAGGAGATCCGGCAGCTGGCGGCCTCGACGGGCGAGCCCGCGCACGCCACCCTCGTCGAGGGGTCGTCGAGCTGGCCGCTGGTCGTGCACCCCGACGGCACATGGGCGGAGTCGCTGGATGCCGCGACCGCCGACCCCGTTCCCGCCCCGGCGTCCGCATCCGCTCCGGTTGCGCCCGTCCCGGCGGTCGCTTCGGTTCCCCCGATGCCCGCCGTCCCCGCTGCGACGCCCGCGACCGCGCACGCCGCGCCCCCCGCGCCGGTGGCGGCGGAGCGGCGCGAGCCGGCGGCATCCGTCCCCCTGCAGCGACGCGATCCGGCGACGCTGCCGCTCCCGGAGCCGCACGAGACGCCCGCGCCCGTCGCCCGGCGCGACGCGGGCAAGCCGACCGTCCAGGACCTGCTCGAGTCGCGAGGCGGCGCCAGCCGCACGCGCGCGACGTCGGGGTGGCAGGGAGCCGTCCGCCGGGCGACCGGCGGCCTCGTCTCTCCCGCACCCGGCCGCGCCGAGCGCGACCGGCTCGATCGCCAGAAGCGGGTGCAGCGCCGGCTCGACGCGCCGAGGACGATCGTGGTGCTCAACCCGAAGGGCGGCGCGCACAAGACGACGAGCACGCTGCTGCTGGCCGCCACCTTCGGGACGGTGCGCGGCGGTGCGACCCTCGCGTGGGACAACAATGAGACTCGCGGCACGCTGGGCTGGCGCGCGCAGAACGCCCCGCACCACCGGACCGCCGTCGACCTCCTCGAAGACATCGACGAGTTCTGGAACCCGAGCGGCTCCAGCCTCGCTGCACTCGACACGTACGTGCGCACGCAGGTCGACGCCCGCTTCGACGTGCTGGCGTCGGACGAGGACGCCGCGGCATCCTCGACGATCGACTCCGCCGCGTTCGACCGGCTCCACTCGCTCCTGCGTCGCTACTACCGGCTGATGATCGTCGACACCGGCAACAACATGCGCGCCTCGAACTGGGTGGCGTCGGTCGCGGCGGCCGACCAGCTCGTGATCGTCTCCACTGTGCGCGAAGACACCGCCGCCAGCGCCGCGTGGCTGCTCGACGGCCTCCGCGAGAAGGGGTTCGGCGACAAGATCGATGACGCCGTCACCGTGCTCACCGCGCCCTCGTCGCGCCCCGACCGCCGGCTCGAGGACCGCCTCACGCGTCACTTCGAGCAGGTGACCTCTGCGGTCGTCAACGCGCCGTTCGATCCGTCCCTCGTCGACGGCGGCCCCATCGACTTCGACGCTCTCGCGCCCGAGACCCGCGACGCGTGGCTGACGGTGGCCGCCACCGTCGCGGATCGCCTCTGA
- a CDS encoding MFS transporter gives MDTVLTRTQLVAWRTAIFGIFFATGLGFATWAARVPSVKANLGINDFEVGLLLFASGAASILGLTLANVVLARWGARRGLLMGLATFAIGIVLVGFGADMTASFALTATGLAVMGLGMGATDVMMNVEGAAIEQASGKTIMPLFHALFSLGTVAGAGVGVAMTAWQVGVAPHLWIVGCLVVVGGAVAVTFVPRREVNEDPTDAADAPTRREKFAAAIAVWRDPRTYAIGAIMLGMAFAEGGANDWLPLSVVDGHGGTEAQGAIALTVFSVAMTAVRALGGPLVDRFGRVWTLRILAILAGGGLVIFILAPSMPIALIGVALWGMGASLGFPLGMSAAADDPAKAAASVSAAATIGYVAFLCGPPILGWISHQIGLLPTLWILVALIALSGFASGAAKPIAGSQVGAGHHR, from the coding sequence ATGGATACCGTGCTCACCCGGACGCAACTGGTCGCCTGGCGCACCGCGATCTTCGGCATCTTCTTCGCGACCGGCCTGGGCTTCGCCACGTGGGCCGCACGCGTCCCCTCCGTCAAGGCCAACCTCGGCATCAACGACTTCGAAGTCGGCCTGCTGCTGTTCGCGTCGGGTGCCGCGTCGATCCTCGGCCTCACGCTGGCCAACGTCGTGCTCGCGCGGTGGGGCGCCCGCCGCGGATTGCTGATGGGTCTGGCGACGTTCGCGATCGGCATCGTGCTCGTCGGCTTCGGCGCCGACATGACGGCATCCTTCGCCCTCACCGCCACCGGGCTCGCGGTGATGGGACTCGGCATGGGCGCGACCGACGTGATGATGAACGTCGAGGGCGCGGCGATCGAGCAGGCGAGCGGCAAGACGATCATGCCGCTGTTCCACGCCCTGTTCAGCCTGGGCACGGTCGCCGGCGCCGGGGTCGGCGTGGCGATGACGGCGTGGCAGGTGGGCGTCGCCCCGCACCTCTGGATCGTGGGCTGCCTCGTCGTGGTCGGCGGCGCCGTCGCCGTCACCTTCGTGCCGCGACGAGAGGTGAACGAAGACCCGACCGACGCCGCCGATGCTCCCACCCGGCGCGAGAAGTTCGCCGCCGCGATCGCCGTCTGGCGCGACCCGCGCACGTACGCGATCGGCGCGATCATGCTCGGCATGGCGTTCGCCGAGGGCGGCGCCAACGACTGGCTGCCCCTCAGCGTGGTGGACGGACACGGCGGCACCGAGGCGCAGGGCGCGATCGCGCTCACTGTCTTCTCGGTGGCGATGACCGCCGTGCGGGCGCTCGGCGGCCCGCTCGTCGACCGCTTCGGACGCGTGTGGACGCTCCGCATCCTCGCGATCCTCGCCGGCGGCGGCCTGGTGATCTTCATCCTGGCGCCCTCGATGCCGATCGCCCTGATCGGCGTCGCCCTGTGGGGCATGGGCGCGTCCCTCGGCTTCCCGCTGGGCATGTCGGCCGCGGCCGACGACCCGGCGAAGGCTGCCGCGTCCGTCTCGGCAGCCGCCACCATCGGCTACGTCGCGTTCCTGTGCGGCCCGCCCATCCTCGGCTGGATCAGCCACCAGATCGGGCTGCTGCCGACGCTCTGGATCCTCGTGGCGCTCATCGCCCTCTCGGGCTTCGCCTCGGGCGCGGCCAAGCCGATCGCCGGCTCGCAGGTCGGCGCCGGCCACCACCGCTAG
- a CDS encoding LacI family DNA-binding transcriptional regulator has product MSRQDAGTRRATISDVAREAGVSPSTASVVFSGKTPVSEATRRRVLDAAAALGYTGPDPRAASLRRGRSGIVGVVFEEHLRTAFLDPVKTLMMDGLADAVTPIGAGLLLLRDHEPTGSGPSLTTAPLDAAVLIGCSGLLRESLETVKARGIPVVVIEGDAGDDVPRIGLDNREAQRQAASHLRALGHRRVAVVALPVRAGWERGWIHDDTAIAVDVTRERLAGALDVFPDAATFAAAGSFIDEGHAAGREIFADPDRRPTAVIAQSDLLAAGVIRAAEEAGLRVPEDVSVTGFDGIVVDGLAPYELTTLVQPATDKGRAAGAAVAAMLEGAPAASIRFTCMFREGNTTGPASLER; this is encoded by the coding sequence ATGAGCCGTCAGGATGCCGGAACCCGCCGCGCCACGATCTCGGACGTCGCCCGTGAGGCCGGCGTCTCGCCGTCGACCGCCTCGGTGGTTTTCAGCGGCAAGACGCCCGTGTCGGAGGCCACCCGCCGGAGGGTCCTCGACGCCGCCGCGGCGCTCGGCTACACCGGTCCCGATCCGCGCGCCGCATCGCTCCGCCGCGGGCGCTCGGGCATCGTCGGCGTGGTCTTCGAGGAGCACCTGCGCACCGCGTTCCTCGACCCCGTGAAGACGCTGATGATGGACGGCCTCGCCGACGCGGTCACGCCGATCGGCGCGGGACTTCTCCTGCTGCGCGACCACGAGCCCACCGGCAGCGGACCCTCGCTCACCACCGCGCCGCTCGACGCGGCGGTGCTCATCGGCTGCAGCGGGCTGCTGCGCGAGTCGCTCGAGACCGTCAAGGCCCGCGGCATCCCGGTCGTCGTGATCGAAGGGGATGCCGGGGACGACGTCCCCCGCATCGGACTCGACAACCGCGAGGCGCAGCGCCAGGCTGCCAGCCACCTCCGCGCCCTCGGACACCGCCGCGTCGCCGTCGTCGCGCTTCCCGTCCGCGCCGGGTGGGAGCGGGGCTGGATCCACGACGACACCGCGATCGCCGTCGACGTCACGCGCGAACGCCTCGCCGGCGCCCTGGACGTGTTCCCGGATGCCGCGACCTTCGCCGCCGCCGGCAGCTTCATCGACGAGGGGCACGCGGCCGGCCGCGAGATCTTCGCCGACCCCGACCGTCGCCCGACCGCGGTGATCGCGCAGAGCGACCTGCTCGCCGCCGGCGTGATTCGGGCGGCCGAGGAGGCGGGCCTGCGGGTCCCCGAAGACGTCAGCGTCACCGGCTTCGACGGCATCGTGGTCGACGGCCTCGCCCCGTACGAGCTGACGACGCTCGTGCAGCCGGCGACCGACAAGGGCCGGGCCGCAGGCGCCGCCGTCGCGGCGATGCTGGAGGGCGCGCCAGCCGCCTCGATCCGCTTCACGTGCATGTTCCGCGAGGGCAACACGACAGGCCCGGCGTCGCTCGAGCGCTGA
- a CDS encoding Na+/H+ antiporter subunit A, which yields MLLVLGAFAVVPILLPWLVARIGARAFYVAAILPLAGFVYAVVLTPRIIAGDIPFETYAWIPPLGIDLSMRMDTLSWLMTLVVTGVGALVMIYCRWYFRGKKENLGQFAAVLLAFAGAMYGLVLTDDLVVLVMFWEVTSVLSYLLIGYYNKRAASRRAALQALLVTTLGGLVMLIGVVLLVVDAGTSSISTILAEAPSGPIVDAALVLILVGALSKSAIFPFHFWLPGAMAAPTPVSAYLHAAAMVKAGIYLIARLAPVFAIAPTWRPIVVGLGVFTMLLGGFQALRETDLKRVLAFGTVSQLGMLTVVLGYGTRDAALAGLALLLSHALFKSALFLVVGVIDRQLSTRDLTELSGVGRQAPVLATFSIIAVASMVGIIPTIGFVAKEGALAALLHEALGGAVWGIVALVGITLGSVLTAGYGIRFVWGAFATKRQPSGDRMPDTEWPDPPIGFLVAPIVLSGLTVVAGVAAPWLDKAFASYADQAPSATPGVAAPEHPAHLAVWHGFEAALWISLASIAVGVLAFWATRGWRPVTRLLPFTAAEAYNGALRGIARLSVLTTSLTQRGSLPVYVGTIFVVFVAAEGTALIASDEWRAQLDAFHTPTQLFVAPLMIAAGLIAIRARKRYTGVVLVSATGLGMVLLFATSGAPDLALTQILVETVTLVAFALVLRRIPSRLGEHNASVWPVARAVLGAAVGITMALVAIVATGARVEKPISERFPELAYQLGHGKNVVNVALVDLRGWDTMGELSVLILAATGVASLVFVTHRADTLSRFIAPLPSGATRARRPLVETSDGLKQRGDERGSGRMAWLVGGQRVRPENRSIMLEVIVRILFHTIIIVSLYLLFAGHNLPGGGFAGGLVAGMALVMRYVAGGRYELGAAAPTDAGRLLGTGMTIAVACAVVPVFFGYPPLSSFFFETTLPVLGHVEFVTSTIFDVGVYLVVIGLVLDVLRSLGAEVDRQAQELREQQGVSVS from the coding sequence ATGCTCCTCGTGCTCGGCGCGTTCGCGGTCGTTCCGATTCTGCTGCCGTGGCTCGTCGCGCGCATCGGCGCCCGCGCGTTCTACGTCGCGGCGATCCTTCCCCTCGCGGGCTTCGTGTACGCCGTGGTGCTCACGCCGCGCATCATCGCCGGTGACATTCCGTTCGAGACATACGCCTGGATCCCCCCACTCGGCATCGACCTCTCGATGCGCATGGACACGCTGTCGTGGCTCATGACCCTGGTGGTGACGGGCGTCGGCGCGCTCGTGATGATCTACTGCCGCTGGTACTTCCGCGGCAAGAAGGAGAACCTCGGCCAGTTCGCCGCTGTGCTGCTCGCCTTCGCCGGCGCGATGTACGGCCTCGTGCTCACCGACGACCTCGTGGTGCTCGTGATGTTCTGGGAGGTCACGAGCGTGCTGTCGTACCTCCTCATCGGGTACTACAACAAACGCGCGGCGAGCCGCCGCGCCGCACTGCAGGCGCTCCTGGTCACCACGCTCGGCGGACTGGTCATGCTGATCGGCGTCGTGCTGCTGGTCGTGGACGCCGGCACCTCGAGCATCTCGACGATCCTCGCCGAGGCGCCGTCCGGGCCCATCGTCGACGCCGCCCTGGTGCTCATCCTCGTCGGCGCGCTCAGCAAGTCGGCGATCTTCCCGTTCCACTTCTGGCTGCCCGGCGCCATGGCGGCGCCCACCCCCGTGAGCGCCTATCTGCACGCCGCGGCGATGGTGAAGGCCGGCATCTACCTCATCGCCCGCCTCGCACCGGTGTTCGCGATCGCGCCGACCTGGCGGCCGATCGTGGTGGGACTCGGCGTCTTCACGATGCTGCTGGGCGGGTTCCAGGCCCTGCGCGAAACCGACCTCAAGCGCGTGCTCGCGTTCGGCACGGTGAGCCAGCTCGGCATGCTGACCGTGGTGCTCGGCTATGGAACGAGGGATGCCGCCCTCGCCGGCCTCGCGCTGCTGCTGAGTCACGCGCTCTTCAAGTCGGCGCTGTTCCTCGTGGTGGGCGTCATCGACCGTCAGCTCTCCACGCGTGACCTGACCGAACTGTCCGGGGTCGGCCGGCAGGCGCCCGTGCTGGCCACGTTCTCGATCATCGCGGTCGCCTCGATGGTCGGCATCATCCCGACCATCGGGTTCGTCGCCAAGGAGGGGGCGCTCGCCGCCCTCCTGCACGAGGCGCTCGGCGGAGCAGTGTGGGGCATCGTCGCCCTCGTGGGCATCACGCTCGGGTCGGTGCTGACCGCGGGGTACGGCATCCGCTTCGTCTGGGGCGCGTTCGCGACCAAGCGTCAGCCGAGCGGCGACCGTATGCCCGACACGGAATGGCCCGACCCGCCCATCGGGTTCCTCGTCGCGCCGATCGTGCTGAGCGGTCTCACCGTGGTCGCCGGTGTCGCGGCTCCGTGGCTCGACAAGGCCTTCGCCTCGTACGCCGATCAGGCGCCTTCGGCCACGCCGGGCGTGGCCGCTCCCGAGCACCCCGCACATCTGGCCGTCTGGCACGGCTTCGAGGCCGCGTTGTGGATCTCGCTCGCGTCCATCGCGGTGGGCGTCCTCGCGTTCTGGGCGACCCGCGGCTGGCGACCGGTCACGCGGCTGCTGCCGTTCACGGCGGCCGAGGCGTACAACGGCGCGCTCCGCGGCATCGCGCGCCTGTCCGTCCTGACGACCAGCCTCACCCAGCGGGGCTCGCTGCCGGTGTACGTCGGCACGATCTTCGTCGTCTTCGTCGCCGCCGAGGGCACGGCGCTGATCGCGAGCGACGAGTGGCGCGCCCAGCTCGACGCGTTCCACACGCCGACGCAGCTGTTCGTCGCACCGCTCATGATCGCGGCGGGACTCATCGCGATCCGCGCGCGCAAGCGCTACACCGGTGTGGTCCTCGTCTCGGCGACCGGACTCGGCATGGTGCTGCTCTTCGCGACGAGCGGGGCGCCCGACCTCGCTCTCACGCAGATCCTCGTCGAGACCGTCACACTGGTCGCCTTCGCCCTCGTGCTGCGGCGGATCCCGTCGCGACTCGGCGAGCACAACGCGTCGGTCTGGCCCGTCGCGCGCGCCGTGCTCGGCGCCGCGGTCGGCATCACCATGGCCCTCGTCGCGATCGTGGCGACCGGCGCGCGCGTCGAGAAGCCGATCTCAGAGCGCTTCCCCGAGCTGGCCTATCAGCTCGGTCACGGCAAGAACGTGGTCAACGTCGCCCTCGTCGACCTGCGCGGGTGGGACACGATGGGCGAGCTCTCGGTGCTGATCCTCGCGGCGACGGGCGTGGCCTCCCTCGTCTTCGTCACCCACCGCGCCGACACGCTGTCGCGGTTCATCGCGCCGCTGCCCTCGGGGGCGACCCGGGCGCGCCGCCCCCTCGTCGAGACGTCGGACGGCCTCAAGCAGCGCGGCGATGAGCGCGGCAGCGGGCGCATGGCGTGGCTCGTCGGCGGCCAGCGCGTGCGCCCCGAGAACCGCTCGATCATGCTCGAGGTGATCGTGCGGATCCTGTTCCACACGATCATCATCGTGTCGCTGTACCTGCTGTTCGCCGGCCACAACCTTCCGGGCGGCGGGTTCGCCGGCGGCCTCGTGGCGGGCATGGCGCTCGTGATGCGCTACGTCGCAGGCGGCCGCTACGAGCTGGGCGCCGCCGCGCCCACCGACGCCGGGCGCCTGCTCGGCACCGGCATGACCATCGCGGTCGCGTGCGCCGTGGTGCCGGTGTTCTTCGGCTACCCGCCGCTGTCGAGCTTCTTCTTCGAGACCACGCTGCCGGTGCTCGGCCACGTCGAGTTCGTCACCTCCACCATCTTCGACGTGGGCGTCTACCTCGTCGTCATCGGGCTCGTACTCGACGTGCTGCGCAGCCTCGGCGCCGAAGTCGACCGCCAGGCGCAGGAGCTTCGCGAGCAGCAGGGGGTGAGCGTCTCGTGA
- a CDS encoding Na(+)/H(+) antiporter subunit C, whose protein sequence is MNVSLILIIVMAVLFACGVYAMLERSLTRVLIGFLLLGNATNLLLLIVMGAPGVAPFFGAAASVEEMSDPLPQALTLTAIVITFAVSAFLLALIYRSWQLGQADTVIDDIADLEVRERGPEDEDTMDEETEIEHTDDDATTDFVGTDTAPITILGTRDFAGLRDDAPVDRPAQNPRDRADENERGDDA, encoded by the coding sequence GTGAACGTCTCGCTCATCCTCATCATCGTGATGGCGGTCCTCTTCGCCTGCGGCGTGTACGCCATGCTCGAACGCAGCCTCACCCGCGTCCTGATCGGGTTCCTGCTGCTCGGCAACGCGACCAACCTTCTCCTCCTCATCGTGATGGGCGCTCCCGGTGTCGCGCCGTTCTTCGGCGCGGCGGCATCCGTCGAAGAGATGTCGGACCCGCTGCCGCAGGCGCTCACGCTCACCGCCATCGTCATCACGTTCGCCGTCTCGGCGTTCCTCCTCGCGCTCATCTACCGCTCCTGGCAGCTCGGTCAGGCCGACACCGTGATCGACGACATCGCAGACCTCGAGGTGCGCGAACGCGGCCCCGAGGACGAGGACACGATGGACGAGGAGACCGAGATCGAGCACACGGACGACGACGCGACGACCGACTTCGTGGGCACCGACACGGCTCCGATCACGATCCTCGGCACGCGGGACTTCGCCGGCCTCCGTGACGACGCCCCGGTCGACCGGCCCGCGCAGAACCCGCGGGATCGCGCCGACGAGAACGAGCGAGGTGATGACGCATGA
- a CDS encoding Na+/H+ antiporter subunit D, producing the protein MMQIAPALVPLLVTLPLLGAAIALIAGRHRKTQVAVSVVTLTAVLVIAAILLYVVDVGDRPIAVSVGGWPIPFGIVLYVDRLSALLVVVSSIVLLAVLLFSVGQGAADGDDDTPVSIFHPSYLILGAGIFNAFIAGDLFNLYVGFEILLVASYVLITLGSTESRIRTGVVYIVVSLVSSILFLAAIAMIYGALGTVNMVQISERMGELPQETQLILHLMLLLAFSIKAAVFPLSFWLPDSYPTAPAPVTAVFAGLLTKVGVYAIIRTETELFLYNDVNQLLMWVALATMIVGVLGAVAQAELKRILSFTLVSHIGYMIFGLAIATPAAIGATIYYMIHHIVVQTTLFLAVGLVERRAGSTSILRVKGLMKAAPVIAVLYFIPAVNLGGLPPFSGFIGKFALFDAAAQVGTPIMMVLMVGGILTSLLTLYALMRAWNLSFWREDEDSAETEARISYLGTAPAAGVETERRVIPKIMTAATTGMVAITVALTIFAGPLYDVCTRIGEALLQPVTLTQLQDDVQGTEKAP; encoded by the coding sequence ATGATGCAGATCGCCCCGGCACTGGTCCCGCTGCTCGTCACGCTTCCCCTGCTCGGCGCCGCCATCGCCCTCATCGCGGGACGGCACCGCAAGACGCAGGTCGCCGTCTCCGTGGTGACGCTCACTGCGGTACTCGTCATCGCCGCGATCCTGCTCTACGTCGTCGACGTCGGCGACCGGCCGATCGCGGTCTCGGTCGGCGGCTGGCCCATCCCGTTCGGGATCGTGCTGTACGTCGACCGGCTGTCGGCGCTGCTGGTCGTGGTCTCGAGCATCGTTCTGCTCGCGGTGCTCCTCTTCTCGGTCGGCCAGGGCGCGGCCGACGGCGACGACGACACACCGGTCTCGATCTTCCACCCCTCGTACCTCATCCTGGGCGCGGGCATCTTCAATGCGTTCATCGCGGGCGACCTGTTCAACCTCTACGTCGGCTTCGAGATTCTGCTCGTAGCCTCGTATGTCCTCATCACGCTGGGCTCGACGGAGTCGCGGATCCGCACCGGCGTCGTCTACATCGTCGTGTCGCTGGTGTCGTCGATCCTGTTCCTGGCGGCGATCGCGATGATCTACGGCGCGCTGGGCACCGTGAACATGGTGCAGATCTCCGAGCGGATGGGGGAGCTCCCGCAGGAGACGCAGCTGATCCTGCATCTTATGCTGCTGCTGGCATTCAGCATCAAGGCCGCCGTCTTCCCGCTGTCGTTCTGGCTGCCCGACTCGTACCCCACCGCTCCCGCGCCGGTCACCGCGGTGTTCGCGGGCCTGCTGACGAAGGTCGGCGTGTACGCGATCATCCGCACCGAGACCGAGCTGTTCCTCTACAACGACGTGAACCAGCTGCTCATGTGGGTGGCGCTGGCGACGATGATCGTCGGGGTGCTCGGCGCGGTCGCGCAGGCCGAGCTGAAACGCATCCTGTCGTTCACGCTCGTCAGCCACATCGGCTACATGATCTTCGGGCTCGCGATCGCGACGCCGGCGGCCATCGGGGCGACGATCTACTACATGATCCACCACATCGTGGTGCAGACGACGCTGTTCCTCGCCGTCGGACTCGTGGAGCGCCGCGCGGGATCGACCTCGATCCTGCGTGTCAAGGGACTCATGAAGGCGGCGCCGGTGATCGCCGTGCTCTACTTCATCCCCGCCGTCAACCTCGGCGGCCTGCCGCCGTTCTCGGGCTTCATCGGCAAGTTCGCCCTGTTCGACGCGGCGGCCCAGGTCGGCACGCCGATCATGATGGTGCTGATGGTCGGCGGCATCCTGACGAGCCTCCTCACGCTGTACGCCCTCATGCGCGCGTGGAACCTGTCGTTCTGGCGCGAGGACGAGGACTCGGCCGAGACCGAGGCACGCATCTCGTACCTCGGCACGGCCCCGGCAGCCGGCGTCGAGACCGAGCGCCGCGTCATCCCGAAGATCATGACCGCCGCCACGACCGGGATGGTGGCGATCACCGTCGCGCTGACGATCTTCGCCGGGCCGCTCTACGACGTGTGCACCCGCATCGGCGAGGCGCTCCTGCAGCCGGTGACGCTGACCCAGCTGCAGGACGACGTGCAGGGAACGGAGAAGGCGCCGTGA
- a CDS encoding Na+/H+ antiporter subunit E, whose translation MSPDLPQNRLHRAVITTWRQLPFFVWLIALWMLLWGQFTGLAFLTGLIAAIIVTRIFRLPPVELSGRVNLWWGFVFVAEFIVAVIHGSLIVAWQVLDFRRQPGAAIIAVQLRTDDDLIMTHTGVTASLIPGSLIVETDRDRRILYLHVIGVRDDTDVERQRASVYHWEERIVRAVGSRAQLQAIRAARPVAGGGAR comes from the coding sequence GTGAGCCCCGACCTGCCCCAGAACCGGCTGCACCGCGCCGTCATCACGACCTGGCGCCAACTGCCGTTCTTCGTCTGGCTCATCGCGCTGTGGATGCTCCTCTGGGGGCAGTTCACAGGGCTTGCGTTCCTCACCGGCCTGATCGCGGCGATCATCGTGACGCGCATCTTCCGCCTGCCGCCTGTCGAGCTCTCCGGCCGCGTGAACCTCTGGTGGGGGTTCGTGTTCGTGGCCGAGTTCATCGTGGCGGTGATCCACGGCTCGCTCATCGTGGCGTGGCAGGTGCTCGACTTCCGGCGACAGCCCGGCGCCGCGATCATCGCCGTGCAGCTGCGCACCGACGACGACCTGATCATGACGCACACCGGCGTGACGGCATCCCTCATCCCCGGCTCGCTGATCGTCGAGACCGATCGCGACCGCCGCATCCTGTACCTGCACGTGATCGGCGTGCGCGACGACACCGATGTCGAGAGGCAGCGCGCGAGCGTCTACCACTGGGAGGAGCGCATCGTGCGCGCAGTCGGTTCGCGGGCGCAGCTGCAGGCGATCCGAGCCGCGAGACCCGTCGCCGGAGGGGGTGCGCGATGA
- a CDS encoding monovalent cation/H+ antiporter complex subunit F, which translates to MNILMIAIYVIFGVAALVTLWRIVIGPSILDRAVASDVLLTEVMCVLGAEMAINHHTRTLPVLLIIAAVGVFGSISIARFVARRDQGR; encoded by the coding sequence ATGAACATCCTGATGATCGCGATCTACGTGATCTTCGGCGTGGCCGCACTGGTGACGCTGTGGCGGATCGTGATCGGGCCGTCGATCCTCGACCGCGCGGTGGCGTCCGACGTGCTCCTCACCGAGGTGATGTGCGTGCTGGGCGCCGAGATGGCGATCAACCATCACACCCGGACGCTTCCGGTGCTGCTGATCATCGCCGCGGTCGGCGTGTTCGGGTCGATCTCGATCGCGCGGTTCGTGGCGAGAAGGGACCAGGGACGATGA